In the genome of Segnochrobactrum spirostomi, the window CTCGCCCGGCACCAGCGTCACGACACCGGGCTTGTCGCGGAACTCGCCGCGATAATCGACCAGATCGGAATGGCCCTGCCACGGCTCGATGCAGACGAACGGCGCACCGGGCTTCGTCCAGATGCCAAGATCGGGCATCCGCGGAAAATCGACCTCGAGCACCGGCGCCCCCGGCGCGCCGTAGACCACGCGGCGGCTCTTCAGGCCTTCGAAGACAAGCGCATCCGCCTCGAACAGGCTGTCGCGCAGCGCGAGCGTGCGGCCTTCGAGTGGGTTGTCGCGCGGCGCCGCCTCGATCTGGCCGGCCGCGTTGAGCTGGCGGATCGGCTCCGGCTCCTCGTGCTCGAAGCGGATCGCATGCGCCGCCCGCGGCGCGCCGTAGGGCAGCGGCCAGCGGAAGGCCGGGTGATAGCCGAAGCTCGCCGACAAGGGCCGCTCGGACGGATTGGTCAGCCGCGCGGCGATGTCGAGGCGCGCGCCGGTGATGGCGAACTCGATGTCGAGGCGGAAATCGAACGGGTAGACCGCCCAGGTCTCGTCGTCGGATTCGAGACGGAAGGTCGCCGAATGGGCCTCGCGGGCGACGATCTCGAAGGTCCGGCGCCGGGCGAAGCCGTGGCGCGGCAGCTTATAGATTGTGCCGTCCACCCGGTATTCGTCGCTCTGCACGCTGCCGACGATCGGAAACAGGATCGGCGCCCGGCTGCCCCAGAACGTGGGATCACCGTTCCACAGCAGATCGCGGCCTTCGGCGTCCTTGAGGCTCTGGAGCTCGGCGCCGAGGGGGGAAATCGTGGCGGACAATTCGGGGGATGCGATCGGGACGAGGTCGTGGTCGGCGGCCATGGCGCGATCTCCGGTCGAGGGAGCAGCAGGGGTAGCACGCGCCGTCCGCCCCCTCAACGGCCGGCCGGTGCGCCGCCCGCACGAGGACGGGCGGCGCACCGAACGTTGAGCGGCGTCGTCAGGCCGCCAGCAGGCGGTCGACCGCGAGCATCACGCCGCGCAGTTCGGCGAGGCCCTTGAGCCGACCGATGCACGAATAGCCCGGATTGACCTTCTTGCCGATGTCGTCGGCGAGGAGATGGCCGTGATCGGGCCGCATCGGGATCGCGGTGTCGGTGCGGCCCTCGGCGGCGCGGCGGCGCTGTTCGCGGGTCAGCGCCGTGATGAGATCGACCATGTCGACGTCGCCGCCGAGATGTTCGGATTCGTTGAACGAGCCGTCGGCCTCGCGGGACACGTTGCGCAGGTGGACGAAGTGGATGCGCGGGCCGAACTCCGCCGCCATCGCCGGCAGGTCGTTGTCGGCGCGCGAACCGTAGGAACCGGCGCACAAGGTGAGGCCGTTCGCCGGGCTGTCGACCGCTTCGAGGATCGCCCTGGCGTCGGCCGCCGTCGAGACGATGCGCGGCAGGCCGAACAGCGAGAACGGGGGATCGTCGGGATGGATCGCGAGCTTGACCCCGACCTCTTCGGCGACCGGCACGACCTCGCGCAGAAACGCGAACAGGTTGTCGCGCATCTCCGCCTCACCGACGCCGTCGAAGGAGAGGATGCGGTCGTAGATCGCTTTGCGGTCGTAGGAATCCTCGCCGCCCGGCAGGCCGGCGATGATGTTGCGCTCGAGGGTCGCGACCTCCTCCTCGCTCATCGCCGCGAGCCGCGCCCGCGCGGTCTCGACGAGGGGCGCCGGATAGGACGCCTCGGCGCCCGGCCGCTTCAGCACGAACACGTCGTAGGCGACGAAGTCCGGCAGATCGAAGCGCAGCGCATAGCCGGTCGTCGGCATGCGATACATCAGGTTGGTCCGGGTCCAGTCGACGACCGGCATGAAATTGTAGCATACGACCGGAATGCCGGCGCGGCCGAGATTGGCGAGCGTGTCCTTCCAGGCATCGACATAGGTCCGCCAGGGACCGCGGCGCAGCTTGATCGAGGTGTGGACGGGGATCGATTCGCACACGGACCACGTGAGCCCGGCGGCCTCGATCATGGCCTTGCGCGTGGCGATGTCGTCCGGCGTCCAGACCCGGCCGTCATAGATGTGGTGGAGGGCGGTGACGATCCCGCTCGCGCCCGCCTGGCGGACGTGATCGAGCGGCACCGGATCTTCCGGCCCGAACCAGCGCCACGATTGCAGCATGAAGTCCTCCCGTCGGGATATCGCATGATGTCGGCCGCGGTTGGTTCCGGGCCCCGCGCTCTTCAATAATCGGGACGGGCCGGGGGCAAAAGCGCTATGAGCGAGCGGACATCTGTTCGGGAGCCTTTCATGACCATCACCGCCTCCTCCGCCGACTTCGAAGGCCGCATCGCCCTCGTCACGGGCACA includes:
- a CDS encoding aldose 1-epimerase family protein encodes the protein MAADHDLVPIASPELSATISPLGAELQSLKDAEGRDLLWNGDPTFWGSRAPILFPIVGSVQSDEYRVDGTIYKLPRHGFARRRTFEIVAREAHSATFRLESDDETWAVYPFDFRLDIEFAITGARLDIAARLTNPSERPLSASFGYHPAFRWPLPYGAPRAAHAIRFEHEEPEPIRQLNAAGQIEAAPRDNPLEGRTLALRDSLFEADALVFEGLKSRRVVYGAPGAPVLEVDFPRMPDLGIWTKPGAPFVCIEPWQGHSDLVDYRGEFRDKPGVVTLVPGETRVFAIAVTLRAAEPADFA
- the uxuA gene encoding mannonate dehydratase; this translates as MLQSWRWFGPEDPVPLDHVRQAGASGIVTALHHIYDGRVWTPDDIATRKAMIEAAGLTWSVCESIPVHTSIKLRRGPWRTYVDAWKDTLANLGRAGIPVVCYNFMPVVDWTRTNLMYRMPTTGYALRFDLPDFVAYDVFVLKRPGAEASYPAPLVETARARLAAMSEEEVATLERNIIAGLPGGEDSYDRKAIYDRILSFDGVGEAEMRDNLFAFLREVVPVAEEVGVKLAIHPDDPPFSLFGLPRIVSTAADARAILEAVDSPANGLTLCAGSYGSRADNDLPAMAAEFGPRIHFVHLRNVSREADGSFNESEHLGGDVDMVDLITALTREQRRRAAEGRTDTAIPMRPDHGHLLADDIGKKVNPGYSCIGRLKGLAELRGVMLAVDRLLAA